Proteins encoded within one genomic window of Mesorhizobium sp. AR10:
- a CDS encoding DUF1304 domain-containing protein has protein sequence MVGNILVGLVALIHLYIVYLEMVLWDTPRGHKAFSLTPEFASASKVLAANQGLYNGFLAAGLIWGLYLGEAGFQIKVFFLLCVAIAGLYGAATVGRKILFIQTVPSVLALIVLWLGW, from the coding sequence ATGGTCGGCAACATTCTGGTCGGGCTGGTGGCCCTGATCCACCTTTACATCGTCTATCTCGAAATGGTGCTGTGGGATACGCCGCGCGGCCACAAGGCATTCAGCCTGACGCCGGAATTCGCCAGCGCGTCGAAAGTGCTTGCCGCCAATCAGGGGCTTTACAACGGCTTTCTCGCCGCCGGCCTGATCTGGGGCCTTTATCTCGGCGAGGCCGGCTTCCAGATCAAAGTCTTCTTTCTGCTTTGCGTCGCCATTGCAGGCCTCTACGGCGCGGCGACGGTCGGCAGGAAGATCCTGTTCATCCAGACCGTGCCGTCCGTCCTGGCGCTGATCGTGCTCTGGCTTGGCTGGTGA